The following are encoded together in the Conger conger chromosome 11, fConCon1.1, whole genome shotgun sequence genome:
- the fbxo4 gene encoding F-box only protein 4: MSTTQWGSESAFGRSLRQFRDRYFLLSRNAASKDTEAQDEDAAPGVLESLPADIQFHLMTFLSPRDLCRLGGTCRYWRSVVRDPLLWRYFFARDMPLWSSIDHTSMPRVEALDVPLHEDPGQDFMAEYLKSSPACRRACRPQRAGHGAVASFLQSLYLSAEPRLLMFGPGLEQLEVSLMNVLMRSPDVLPVAGIPRRQINGVGSGVSFLFRDQHKFNIMVLYSNNSRERERARLEQQHGHSRLFVREEGGQTDSPAYSIAPFVQEVCRAVDGFIYVANAETGRGGGLEVERAQFRAMLDPLWGPFSRPVLVLSCVSREGPDSTGGRTPCVLLAHQLDLQQLNNPWMVQDAVCESLAGVMDGIGWLLGACGLRL; encoded by the exons ATGTCAACGACGCAGTGGGGAAGCGAGTCTGCGTTCGGAAGAAGCTTGAGACAGTTCAGGGACAGATACTTTCTGCTTTCCCGAAACGCTGCGAGTAAAGACACCGAGGCACAAGACGAGGATGCTGCTCCTGGAGTGTTGGAGAGTTTGCCG GCAGACATTCAGTTTCACCTCATGACGTTCTTGTCCCCCCGAGACTTGTGTCGGCTCGGGGGCACCTGTCGGTACTGGAGGTCAGTGGTTCGAGATCCTTTGCTATGGAGATATTTCTTCGCCCGGGACATGCCGCTCTGGTCTTCCATCGACCACACATCCATGCCGCGCGTGGAGGCGCTTGACGTGCCGCTGCACGAAGATCCCGGCCAGGACTTTATGGCAGA GTACCTGAAGAGCAGTCCGGCGTGCAGGCGGGCGTGCAGGCCCCAGAGGGCAGGCCACGGGGCGGTAGCCTCCTTCCTGCAGTCCCTGTACCTGTCCGCGGAGCCGCGGCTCCTCATGTTCGGCCCAGGCCTGGAGCAGCTGGAGGTCTCGCTGATGAACGTGCTGATGCGCTCCCCGGACGTGCTGCCGGTCGCCGGGATACCGCGGCGACAGATCAACG GTGTTGGGTCTGGAGTTAGCTTCCTGTTCCGTGATCAGCATAAGTTCAACATTATGGTCCTGTACTCAAACAACAG tagggagagggagagggcgcgTCTGGAACAGCAGCACGGGCACAGCAGGCTATTCGTCCGAGAGGAaggtggacagacagacagccccgCCTACAGCATCGCCCCCTTTGTACAGGAAGTGTGTCGTGCGGTCGACGGATTCATCTATGTGGCAAACGCGGAAACCGGGAGGG GCGGCGGACTCGAGGTGGAGCGGGCCCAGTTCCGGGCCATGCTGGACCCACTGTGGGGCCCGTTCTCCCGGCCGGTTCTGGTGCTGTCCTGTGTGTCCAGGGAGGGTCCAGACAGCACTGGAGGCAGGACCCCCTGCGTTCTCCTGGCCCATCAGCTGGACCTGCAGCAGCTGAACAACCCCTGGATG GTCCAGGACGCGGTGTGCGAGTCCCTCGCCGGGGTGATGGATGGCATCGGGTGGCTGCTGGGGGCATGCGGGCTGCGGCTGTAA